The DNA segment CTATGGTGGTTCCAGAGGCATATATGAAAAGTCCGGTTAAAAATGTCTTCTTCCTACCTAGAATATCCTGTAGTTTGCTTCCAAGTAGCATGAATGAAGCAATTATGAGAGCATATAAGGCAATAATTGCCTGAATCATTGATAAAGTAGTATTCAAATCTTTAACAAGTGCAGTGATGGCCACATTCATTGCAGAAGAATCTAAAACTATGATAAAGACTGCAAGGCAGGCAACTATTACCACACCCCATTTATACTGATCTTCACCCATGTTTTTCCCCCTTAAAACATTTATGAATATGAATATAATGGTATTATCCAGTATTTATTTTTTGGGAAAAAGTATTTCAAATGAGGAAGGGATCAACTGTGAAAAAAAATGAATCAACTGCAAAAACAAAAAAAATAATGAAAATAGGTTTTAAATGGGTTTCCCCATGAGCCAAAGGCATTTATCTGCCCACATACAGTCACCACAGACTTTTTGGGCATCTTCAAGTGTCCTGAAGGTTTCGTTCACATCGTCCAGTATACTTCCTGCTTCAACCCTTGAACCTTCCATAATACCCAGTTTTTTAAGAACAGTTTCATCCATTCTTTTTATGTTTTCATCTGCATCCCTGTCTTTGCAGATTTCATCCACATTGTGGGGGCAGTGGATGCATATTTCGTCGCAGGCTGCAGTTAGTTCAAGTTGGAGGTTGGGATTCCCATTTATGTACTCCACCATCAATGCCATGGCTTCTGCAAATTCCCTGCTGTACCCGTAGCCCTGGAATCCCTGCATGCAGAGTAAGTGGTGGGCCCGGATCCGCAGGGGATCAGACCACTCAAAACTAATGCCTTCAAACCCCTTTAATCCCCGTTAAATGGTTCCTTTGGTGTTACTGCCTTGGCGAATGCTGCTGCACCACCGATCTTCACAAGGTCCCCTGCAAGGAAAGGCAGAAGTCCCATCACCATAATGGTCCACATGCCTGGCTGTGATCCTGTTGCAGCGTAGGTCCATGCTCCAAGCTGAAGCATTCCAGGGATGTAGATCAGTGCAAAGTTTGCAAATAACATTAAAGCAAGCATTGGAAGGAAATTCCTTGCCTTTATGAACTTATCTGCGAAGTATCCAAGGAAGAGTGCTGCGAGTACGAATCCTACGAGGTATCCTCCTGTAGCTCCTGTGAGAATTCCTAATCCTCCAGTCATTCCACCGAACCATGGAACACCCGCTACACCAACACCAAGATATATTGCCTGGCTCAATCCTCCCCAGTACCTTCCAAGAAGTATTCCTGCAATGAGAACTGCGAAAGTTTGGGCTGTTACTGGTACAGGGGTCCATGGTAGCGGAATAACCACCTGGGCCATGACACCAGTTATACATGCCATGAAAAATGCTAGGATGATTTTGTTCACGGTTGAGGTTTCGGATCTCCATTTGAAGAATGTGTACCTCCCCCTGAAGTAGTCATCAATTGTTATTTCCATCTGAAATTCCTCCTGATATAAAATTTCATCAAAGATTTTGTTTTTTTAAATATAAAGCAGCAAATTAACATGTTGAACAGAAACTGCTTCAAATAATAAATTATATCTAAAAAGGGCACTTAATATGCCTTGGGGGAATTCAGTATTCACTCCCTTTACTTATTAGGTTCAGATGTTATAAATAGTTTTTTAAGGGATGACATTGAATAGATAACATCTAAATGATAGGTTTCAGGTTTCAATACTCCTCATATCTTCAACGTAACTGTCTATTTTGAATTTTCTTTTAAGGCCATTGGCGTTCATGTATCTGACCTTTCCAAAGATTTTCCTTTCCTTCCATGCCCTGTCATGTTTTCCAAAACACCATAAAACACCAGTGTATCCATTTGGGTCTCTTCCATCAAGTTCGTATTTGTTGTTGAGGTAAAGTGCTGTTTCAAATGCCTTTTGGGGGCTTTCCGTCCATTCAAGCATCTTCTTTCCCCAGTACATTCTCATGTAACCGTGCATCTTACCCTTTAAAACCATTTCCATCTGGGCTGCATTCCAGTAGGGATCATGGGTGTGGGCAGTTTCAAGCTCTTCAAGGGTGTAAATGTAATTTCTTCCATCATGCTCATGTTCTTTCAATGTTTTTATGGCCCAATCCGGTAGGGCATCCAGGCTTCTGTAGTTTGGGTTGTAATGGATGAAGTTCACTGCCAGTTCACGTCTTACTATGAGCTCCTCAAGAAAAGCATCCCTGGAATGACTTTCAGTCCCCATTACCCTGAGTGCTATGTGAACTGGTGATATCTGGCCGAAGTGCAGGTAGGGGCTCATATTTGAGAGATGATCCAAGGAGGGATCATTCCGAAGCTCTGCAAATCCATCTAATTTATCTTCAACAAATTCATCCAAAAATTTTAAGGCGTTGGATGTTCCCCCACGGAAGTGTTCTGTCTTCGGCACGCTTCTGTCAATTTCAAGCCGGGATAAAACTTCATCAATATCCTCAAGGGGTATTTCAGGGATCTTCGTGGATAGTTCCATGGAAGTGGAATTCCTGTCAAGTGAAACCTCCTTCAAGGGCACTAAGAACCTTTCAATCTGAGGTTTTATCCTTCTTCGGAATGTTGCAGAGGAATACTCCTCCTTAAAGGATGCAATTTCAACTGGAACAACCACATCTGATTCAACCTGTACCAGAGGACATTCAATAACCTTAACGACATTTTCCCGCCATTTAACCTGCTCTTTAAGGTATCCTCTGTCAACAACTACCATTACTGCTCTTTTTGAAAGTTCAATCACACCTACATTGGGTGAACATTTTAAAACCAGAAATTTGATATTTCTTTTGATGAGTGAAGATTTTAAATCCTTCAATCCTTCCAGCATGAAGTTATAATGTCTTAAATTGGCTTCAGGATATTTTTCAGTCAGTCCAAAGTAAACTATCAATTGTTTCTGGAGTTGGTTGGCCTTTGAAGCTGCATACTCCAGTGCAGGGTTGTGATGTGCCCGCTGGGATGACTGCATCCAGTAAAGCACATAGTCCCCCTCTTTCAAGGGTTTTTCATTGAGATTTTTTATCCTTTCAGGTTGAACCATATTGAACACCTTTAAGGTCAATTTTCATGCCATTCTATCAAATATGAAGGTTACCTGAATAAGATCTTCGGGGTAGGGTTCGAAAAAGGTCTGTTTTAGAAGATATTCCTCATCAAAGCGTATCATCCATGATTTAAGAAGATTTATGACTGCCAAAAGTGGTAATCTTCCTTCCCGGTACTTCTGGAGTGAATCCTGGAAGAATGCTTTTTCAGGAAACTTCAGGTTATTTGAGAAGTATCCGAAGGCATGCATGAGAACGTTGATGTTGGATGGAACTCCCTGGGGTTCAGCCAGAGCTGCAACCAACATCTCACCGTACTTGTCCTTCATATCCTTAATTGAGTGCTTACCGCGGTTTGAAAGAAGATTTCCCATTTTACGAGTATATTCCTGGTTGTAGGAGAGCAGTAGGAGTTTGTTACGGGTTTGAAAGTCGATGAGATCGTTGAAATCCCCTGATTCCCTGACTTCACGAAAATCTGCAAGTGTGAATATCCTGGTTAAGAAGTTCTCCCTTATCATGAGGTTTCTGAGTCTGCCCTCATCCTCAATGGGTATTTGAGGAAATTTTTCCATGACTGAAGCTGCGAAAAGTCCAACACCATCAGTGAGGGGCCTTGAATTCTCAAAGCCCTTGTAAACCTTGATGCTCTTAATACCACAAGAGGGGGATCTGTTTTTGAGTATGAAACCATCGACAGCATCCAGTGAATTTAAAAAAGATCCTGAAAATTCGTGCATTCTACCTGTGAAGTTCAAACCTGTTGCTGGTTGTATTAAACTTATCCTTCCATCTAACTCTGATACCCTAACAGGTTTTCTGGGAACACCCAGTCCAATCTCAACTTCCGGGCAGATGGGATGGAATTCAACATGTTTTTTAAGGTTTTCAACAACACTGCTCCTTATCAGGAGGCCGTTGTACCTGCAAGCCCCAAATTCAATGCATTTACTTGAAACTATTTTGGGAACTGCGAATTCTCTCAAGGGGATCATCTCAACCTTCATTTTTTTTTATTAGTAATTTTTTTATTCGTTAAACATTAATTAGTTATGCATTCACAAATAAAAAAAAAAGGTTGATGGATGGGGTTATCATGATTTTTGAGCCTTCATTTTCCTTAAACTGAAGAACAGAGGAGTTGAAGCAAGTTGCATGATCATTGAGAATGCAACGAGGTAAAATAAGGATAAACCATAGAGCAAGCCCATAACAACACTTCCTGCAAACCATGAAATTCCATAAACTGTGTTAAAAGCCCCGTAGGCAACTCCTCGTCTTTCAGAAGGTGCCATGAGTGCAACTGCTGCCCTCATTATGGATTCCTGAGCACCCATTCCAACGCCCCAGAGTGCCATTCCAAGGAGTGCTGTGTAGAATCCTCCCAAAAAGATTAGAGGTGCAAAGAGGGAGGATATTACTGCAACCACTACCATGATTGAAACTCCCTCTCTGTCAAATAGCCTGCCGAATACGAGTGCTGCCAGTGCATCAACTCCCATTGCAACTGCATATAATACTGGTATCATTGCCTGTGAAACTATGGCCTGACCTTGGAAATGGTAGGCTATAATTGGGAAGTCCGCAAATCCTGCTGCAAGAAGGGCAACTCCTGCCATGTATATCCAGTAGTTTCTCTTAAATCCCTTCATATCCAACTGAGGCATTGTGCGTTCCATATCGTGTGGTCTGGGGTAAAGAAAACGAGAAACAATTAACACGATTATTGCAAGTAGTGCAGGTACGATAAGCACTGCAAAACCTGTCCTGTAGGTTCCATTCAAGACTAGGACAAGTGCAACGATAAGAGGGCCCAGTATGGCCCCTATCTGATCCATTGCTTCATGTATCCCGAAGCCCCATCCACTACCAACCTGAGATGTTGCATGGGACAACATAACATCCCTTGCGGGTGTTCTAACAGCTTTTCCAAGTCTCTCAGTTATTAAAAGTACGGCTGCAATTTCCCAGCTTCCTGCAAGGGCAATTAGGGGAACTGCAAGAAGGTTTATAATGTACCCTACGATGGTTATTGCCCAGTAGCGTCTGGTTTTATCGCTGAGGTATCCTGAAAAGAATCTGAGGATGTAACCTATGAGTTCTCCAAAACCTGATACAAATGCCACAGTCAGTGCACTGGCCCCTAAAAGTGCCAGATATGGGCCTGTGATACTTCGAGCCCCTTCATAGGTCATGTCCGCAAGTAAACTCACAAATCCTAATAATATTATGAATTTCCATGCATTTGACTTTAAAATATCCCTATTTTCCTCAGATTTTTCATTTTCCATTATTTTTTAATCCCCACTTCATATTTAATCATGATTCCCCATTCAAGTTTATAAAATATTGGATTTATTCGTTAAAATAGGATTCAACAGAAATTTAATTTTTTAAAATAATTTTCAAAAAAATCATAAGCCAATAAAAAAAAGAATAAAAATTCTATCCTATGATGTTCCAGGTTTTAACTCAACTTTGCCCGATCATAAACATCTTTAAGGGTGTGCATATCCACACTCGTGTAGATCTGAGTTGTACTCAGGTTTGAATGGCCCAGAAGTTGTTGTATGGCCCTGATGTCCACTCCATTTTTTAGAAGATGGGTTGCGAATGAATGGCGCAGAATATGTGGTGTTACCCTTTTTTGAATACCTGCAGCTTTTGCATAGTCCTTTATCATCATCTGAATGTAGCGCGGAGTTAAATGGTTTCCTGAACGATTCACAAAAAGATATTCACTATCACAGCTTCTTTTATCAAGGTAACCCTCAAGCATTTCCTTGGTTTCATCATCAAAAAGTACTATTCTATCCTTTTCACCTTTACCCCTTATTCTTAGGGTTCGCTCACGAAGATCAACACTGTTTGTACGAAGGGTTACGAGTTCAGAAACTCTGAGACCTGAAGAATATAAAAGGGCCAGTATTACCTTATTTCTGAGCTTTAAAAACTCTGAATGATGGGTGGAACTGTTTTTAGAATCTCCATCCATTGCATGTATCAAACGTTGAACTTCATCTTCATTAAGAGATTTAGGGAGTGATTTTGTTCTTTTAGGAGTTTTAACATCTTTAAGTACACTTATGCCCCCAAATTCAAAGAATTTTTTCACAACAACTGTTACGAGGTATATGTAATTCTGGGAAACATCTTTATCCCGTT comes from the Methanobacterium aggregans genome and includes:
- the phrB gene encoding deoxyribodipyrimidine photo-lyase encodes the protein MVQPERIKNLNEKPLKEGDYVLYWMQSSQRAHHNPALEYAASKANQLQKQLIVYFGLTEKYPEANLRHYNFMLEGLKDLKSSLIKRNIKFLVLKCSPNVGVIELSKRAVMVVVDRGYLKEQVKWRENVVKVIECPLVQVESDVVVPVEIASFKEEYSSATFRRRIKPQIERFLVPLKEVSLDRNSTSMELSTKIPEIPLEDIDEVLSRLEIDRSVPKTEHFRGGTSNALKFLDEFVEDKLDGFAELRNDPSLDHLSNMSPYLHFGQISPVHIALRVMGTESHSRDAFLEELIVRRELAVNFIHYNPNYRSLDALPDWAIKTLKEHEHDGRNYIYTLEELETAHTHDPYWNAAQMEMVLKGKMHGYMRMYWGKKMLEWTESPQKAFETALYLNNKYELDGRDPNGYTGVLWCFGKHDRAWKERKIFGKVRYMNANGLKRKFKIDSYVEDMRSIET
- a CDS encoding YbgA family protein — protein: MIPLREFAVPKIVSSKCIEFGACRYNGLLIRSSVVENLKKHVEFHPICPEVEIGLGVPRKPVRVSELDGRISLIQPATGLNFTGRMHEFSGSFLNSLDAVDGFILKNRSPSCGIKSIKVYKGFENSRPLTDGVGLFAASVMEKFPQIPIEDEGRLRNLMIRENFLTRIFTLADFREVRESGDFNDLIDFQTRNKLLLLSYNQEYTRKMGNLLSNRGKHSIKDMKDKYGEMLVAALAEPQGVPSNINVLMHAFGYFSNNLKFPEKAFFQDSLQKYREGRLPLLAVINLLKSWMIRFDEEYLLKQTFFEPYPEDLIQVTFIFDRMA
- the xerA gene encoding site-specific tyrosine recombinase/integron integrase, which translates into the protein MSPYPNQHWRSSEGGPADLERSVAGESGYLLRENILDAFDFPEMIEDYLIELEIRNYSGNTIKTYKSIITNFHRFLLGEKDLYDERLVLRAFKRYIRYLKRDKDVSQNYIYLVTVVVKKFFEFGGISVLKDVKTPKRTKSLPKSLNEDEVQRLIHAMDGDSKNSSTHHSEFLKLRNKVILALLYSSGLRVSELVTLRTNSVDLRERTLRIRGKGEKDRIVLFDDETKEMLEGYLDKRSCDSEYLFVNRSGNHLTPRYIQMMIKDYAKAAGIQKRVTPHILRHSFATHLLKNGVDIRAIQQLLGHSNLSTTQIYTSVDMHTLKDVYDRAKLS
- a CDS encoding MFS transporter, coding for MENEKSEENRDILKSNAWKFIILLGFVSLLADMTYEGARSITGPYLALLGASALTVAFVSGFGELIGYILRFFSGYLSDKTRRYWAITIVGYIINLLAVPLIALAGSWEIAAVLLITERLGKAVRTPARDVMLSHATSQVGSGWGFGIHEAMDQIGAILGPLIVALVLVLNGTYRTGFAVLIVPALLAIIVLIVSRFLYPRPHDMERTMPQLDMKGFKRNYWIYMAGVALLAAGFADFPIIAYHFQGQAIVSQAMIPVLYAVAMGVDALAALVFGRLFDREGVSIMVVVAVISSLFAPLIFLGGFYTALLGMALWGVGMGAQESIMRAAVALMAPSERRGVAYGAFNTVYGISWFAGSVVMGLLYGLSLFYLVAFSMIMQLASTPLFFSLRKMKAQKS
- a CDS encoding DUF1284 domain-containing protein; protein product: MALMVEYINGNPNLQLELTAACDEICIHCPHNVDEICKDRDADENIKRMDETVLKKLGIMEGSRVEAGSILDDVNETFRTLEDAQKVCGDCMWADKCLWLMGKPI
- a CDS encoding biotin transporter BioY, with translation MEITIDDYFRGRYTFFKWRSETSTVNKIILAFFMACITGVMAQVVIPLPWTPVPVTAQTFAVLIAGILLGRYWGGLSQAIYLGVGVAGVPWFGGMTGGLGILTGATGGYLVGFVLAALFLGYFADKFIKARNFLPMLALMLFANFALIYIPGMLQLGAWTYAATGSQPGMWTIMVMGLLPFLAGDLVKIGGAAAFAKAVTPKEPFNGD